The genomic segment AGATGTGCCGGCATCAGATGCACCGACACATCGGCGACGGCCACCCGGGCCGCCACGATTCGCCCGGCCAACTCCGACGCCGCGGAGTCGTCGGAGGTCCAGATGCTGGCGACCGGGCCGCACGGATCGTTGATCAGCGCGAGCGCCGCCTCGGCGGATTCGACCCGCATCACCGGCAGCACCGGTCCCAGGGTCTGCTGGGTCAGCACGCTCATGGTGGGATCGACGTCGGCGAGCACCGTCGGCTCGAACACGTGGTCGCGCCCGGACCCACCGGTCCGCAGCAGCGCGCCCTTCGCGCGGGCGTCGCGCACCTGATCGTGGATGCGCCGCACGTGCGCCGCCGAGGTCATCACCTCCGCGAGTTCGCCGGTGTCGGCGCCCCAATCCGCCACCTCGGCGGTCAGTCGCTCGAGAAAGGCGTCGTAACAAGCGGATTCGACGAAGACCCGCTCGATGCTGTGACAGCTCTGACCACAGTCGGACAGCCCGCCCAGCGCGACGGCCGCGGCCGCCCGGTCCACCTCGGCGTCGGCGAGGACCAGCGCCGCCGACTTGCCGCCGAGTTCCAACCGGCACGGCACCAGCCGCGCGGCGGCCCGCAGCGCGACCATCCGCCCGGTCTCCGGCGAGCCGGTGAAATGGACGTAGTCGACCGCGTCCACCAGGGCCGGGCCGGCGTCGCGGCCGACCACGAAGTCCAGTACCGGCGGCGCGCCCAGATCGGCCCAGCCGCAGACCAGCGCCCGCACCGTCAGCGGCGCCACCGACGACGGTTTCACCAGCACCGCCGACCCGGTGAGCAGCGCCGGGATCGCGTCGAACACGGTGACCGCCAACGGATGTGCCCACGGCGCGATCACACCCACGACCGGGCACGGGCGATAGGCGATGGCCAGATGCGAGGAGACGGTCGGCAGCGCGTGCGGCCGCGACCGGTGCCCCAGCAGGAACTCCGCCCCGTGGGTGCGGTGGTAATCGAGCGCGTCGAGGCACAGCCGGAACTCCCGCATCGCCGCAGCAACCGATTTACCGGTCTCCGCGGCGAACAGGTCGACCAGTCGCTGCCGGTTGGCCGACAACCAGTCGCGGAACTGCGTGATCCATCGCGTGCGGCCGACGACGCCCGTACTCCGCCAGTCGATCTGGGCCGCGCGCAGGTCGGTGACCAGCGCACGGACCCGCTCCGGCGAATGCATCGGCAACGTGCCGAGCACGCGCCCGTCGGCGGGGGCGGACACGGTGATCCAGGCATTCCTGACAGCGGGCGATTGCGTGAACGGCATGGGTGTACTCACTCCGGGTACGGGGAAAGAGGCACTGCCACACCGTGTCCGGGTCGTCCGGAGCCGATCTCCGGCGAGCCGGGACGACCGGGACATGGTGTGACACAGAGAAACCGTATGGCTAACGAACATCCGGCAACCAGTGTGCATTGGGACAGAAAGCTGCGGATTTGGGACCACCCTCAGCAAACTTACCGCGACGTGAGCGTACCGCGAATGTGTCATGAGCACAGCGGATTCCCAGCGAAGGGTGTGCGGAGTCTGCGACCATTTGCGGGTGGACGATGCCACGATCACGAACCCGTCCGCTCGCCTTCGCTCCATCGCGAGCGCTGCACTGTTGGTCGATTTCGCGGAGTCGCGGGGGCTCACCGTACCGGCGATCCTGCGCGGCACGGGGATTCCCGAGGGATTGCTGCGCGATCCACACGGTGAGATCACCTATGCGCAGGAACTCACCCTGTTGCACAACCTCGTCGACGGCGTCGACGACGAACCGGGCCTCGGGCTCATGGCGGGGCTGATGTGCCATCCCCCGTCGCTGGGTGTACTGGGCTTCGCGGTGATGTCCAGTCCGACGGTGCGGCACGCCGCCGAGGTCGCGCTGCGCTACGGCGATATGTGGTTCACCTTCGCGCCGCACCGGCTGGAGGAGCAGGGGGATCTGTTCCGGGTGGTCCGCGACGACAGCGTGCTGCCACCGGAACTGCGCCGCTTCGCCCTCGAGCGCGATGTCGCCGCGATCTCGACGATCCAGCAGGACATCATGCAGATGCGGCTGCCGATGCTGGCGGTGCACGTGACCGTCGCCGCGCATCCGATCTACGAGATGTTCGCCACCCTGCTCGGCGTCGAGACGATCGAATTCGACGCTCGCCGAACGGTGTTGATCGGTAAGCGGGCCACCCTGGACCTGCCGCTGCCGAGCGGGAACATCGCGACCGCCCGGTTCTACGAGCAGCAGTGCGTGGATCTGATCCAGCGGCGGCGCAACCGCGACGGCATCAGCAGCCGGGTGCGCGAACTGCTCATCCGCCGCGGCGGCATCGCCGATCAGGCCCATATCGCCGCCGATCTCGATCTGTCGGTGCGCACGCTGCGCCGCCGGCTCGCCGACGAGGGCACCACCTACCGCGAATTGTCCAGCGAGACAATCGGAATGCTCGCCGAGGAACTGCTCACCGCCGGGCTCACCGTGGAACATGTGGCGGGCCGGCTCGGCTACTCCAGCACCTCGGCCTTCACCGCGGCGTTCCGGGCGTGGAAGGGCCAGTCCCCCGGGCATTTCGCGCGCCACCACCGCGGCCGGATGTCCACCCGGGTGTAGCGGCAGCGACCGGCTCCCGCACGTGACCGGCCCGAGATTGACTGAATTGATACTGGCTAACCATCCGCTACGTAATAATCTCGAATTACTCTGCCCATATGACAACCAGCAATCATGCAGCCAACACGATGTACGAGGGTCCGTTGCACTCGTTGGCCCGCAGCGCCTGGGAGTCGCTGCTCATCATCGGCGTCCTGGCGGTGATCCTCGGCGTCATGGCCCTGGTCTGGCCGGGTCCGACCCTGGTGGTCGCCGGCATTCTGTTCGGTATCTATCTGCTGGTCTCCGGGGTGATGCAGCTGGTCGCCGCGTTCGGGCCGCACGTCAGCGCCGGATGGCGGGTGTTGTCGCTGGTCAGCGGCATTCTGTCCTTCATCCTGGCGTTCTTCAGCTTCCGCGAGATCGGCAACTCCATCGTGCTGCTGGCGCTGTGGGTCGGCATCAGCTGGCTGTTCCGCGGCATCACGGTGGCGGCGGGCAGTATCGAGGCGCCGCGCGGCCTGCCCGGCCGGGGCTGGGCCATCTTCTACGGCGCCATGCTCCTCATCGGCGGCATCGCCCTGGTGATCTGGCCGATCCACGCGATCACGACGCTCACCCTGGTGGCGGGCTGGTGGCTGATCTTCATGGGCATCATGGAGATCGTCTACGCCTTCCAGGTCCGCAACGGCGCCAAGGCCGTGGCCGGCCGGTTGTAGATGGAGCGGATCCTGCAGGTCGGGATGGCCTATCAGGGTTCCCGCACCCTGCTCAGCGCCGTCGAACTCGATGTGTTCACCGCGCTCTCGGACGGCCCGCTACCGCTGGACGCGCTGCGCGACTGGATCGGCGTACACCCGCGCGGGGCCCGCGACTTCCTGGACTCGCTGGTCGCGCTGGGCATGCTGCACCGCAACGGCGGTATCTACAGCAACACCACCGAGACCGGCCGATACCTCAACCGCAAGTCCGAGGACTACATCGGCGGCTATCTGGAGATGACCGCCACCCGCAGCTACGGGCACTGGGGTCATCTCACCGAGGCGCTGCGGACCGGCCGTCCGCAGAACGAGATCCGGGCCGGCGGTGATTTCTTCGAGACCCTCTACCGCGACAGCCGCACCCTGCGCGGCTTCCTGCAGGCGATGACCGGGCTGTCGCGGCCCAGCGCCGCCGCGCTGGCGACCGGCTTCCCCTGGGAGGAACGCGACAGCGTGGCCGATATCGGCACGGCGCAGGGCGAATTCCTGCGCATCGTGCTGAACGAGCATCAGCGGCTGCGCGGCATCGGATTCGATCTGCCGATCGTGGAGCCGATCTTCGCCGAACATCTGGCCCGGCTCGCGCACCGGACCGTCTTCGTGCCCGGTGACTTCCTCGACGATCCCCTGCCCGCCGCCGACGTACTCGTCTTCGGCCACATCCTGCACGGCTGGGACCTCGACACCAGGCGGATGCTGCTGCGGAAGGCGTACGAGGCGCTGCCGGAGGGCGGTTCGGTGATCGTGTACGGCACGCTCGTCGACGACGGCCGCCGCACGAACACCCATGCGCTGCTGAGCAGCCTCACCATGCTGATCGAGACGCCGGCCGGATGCGAGCACACCCCGACGGAATGCCGGAACTGGATGACCGAGGCCGGCTTCGGCGCGGTCTACACCCAGCGGCTGACCGGTACCGAATCCATGGTGTGCGGCACCAAACTCACGCGCAGCCGAGCGGCGCACGACGCCGGTCGCGCCGCGGCCCGGCAAATGGAATCCTCTCGATAAGCTGTTGTTTTTATAAAACATTTGCAATTCCTTGGTGATCGGATGGTGCCCGCAATAGCGCGCACGTCCCGCTCGGACCGTCACACCGTCCGCCGGACCTATGATGTCCGATATTCGCCACGAGTTCGCTCGGAACCGGGCCCGGATACCGGGCATTTCGCGCGTTCGATAGCCTCGGATGCGTCGGCCGAAGTGGCCGGGCGAGAGGGGATTTCGGGGTGCCGTTCCGCAGTAATGGTAGCCAGCCGATCGCTGGAGACGCCGAACAGGTAGTCCGGAAGGTAAATTCAAGATCACCCAAACAAAGATCAAAAACATTGCTACACAATGACCTTGCGATGTGTATGCTAACCATCAATCACGACCCCCACTACGAGGTGGGGTCTACGGCGAGGCGGTGTCCCAAGTGAACCTGGACCGGATCCGATTGCGCCGCGCGGCCTATATAGCGGTCGCCTTCGGCGTTCTGGCACTGGTTGCCACAGGTCCGCTGCACCGATTGCTGCTCGGTGTATTCCTCTGTGTCGGACTCGGGTTGGGCTGGCTCAATGCCACTCTCACCTATCGCACGGTAACCCGGATCACGCGTTCGGAAACACCCAGTAAGCAGGCGCTGCTGGCCACGACGGCATTCCGTCTGCTCGGCCTCACCGCCCTCGCCATCGTGGTCGGAATCCTGGCACGGCCCAACGGCATCGGAATCTTCTTCGGTGTGGCCGTCTTCCAGGTGATCATGGTCCTCCAGACCGTCGTGCCCGAGCTGAAAGCGCTACGCGAACTGTCATGACGATCCTCGCTGTTCCCCTGGCCCGGACGACCGGATCGGTCGCCGTCCTCGCCGATACGAAGATTCATGTCGGCGAACATGCGACCGCGCATTTCCTGGGACTGGAGTTCAATCTCGACACCATCGTGTCGACCGCCGTCGCCGCCGCGATCGTGATCGCGCTGGCATTGTTCCTGCGCGCGAAGGTCACCTCCGGTGTGCCCAACGGCGTGCAATTGTTCTTCGAAACCGTCACCGTGCAGATGCGCGATCAGGTGGAGAGTGCGATCGGGCTGCGAGTGGCGCCCTATGCGCTGCCGCTGGCGGTCACGCTGTTCACCTTCATCCTGCTGTCGAACTGGTTGTCGGTACTGCCCATGCAGTACGGCTCCGGGGAATTCATCGCACCGCCGGCCTCCGATGTGAACTTCGTGTACGCGCTGGCGCTGTTCGTCTTCCTCTTCTACCAGGGCGCCGGTATTGCGCGGCGCGGGCCGATCACCCATTTCAAGCTGCTGCTGAAGGGCCACACCGGCTGGGGCCCGATGGTGTTCATCAACGTCATCGAGGAGATCGCCAAGCCGCTGTCGCTGTCGCTGCGATTGTTCGGAAACATGTTCGCCGGTGGCGTCATGATCTCGGTGATCACGCTGTTTCCGTTCTGGATCAGCTGGGGACCCAATGCGGTCTGGAAGTTGTTCGACATGTTCGTCGGCTTCATCCAGGCCTTCATCTTCTCCCTGCTGACCGTCCTCTACTTCAGCCAGTCCATGGCGCTGGAGCACGAAAACCACTGACCGGCAAGCCGGCGGTAAAACCGATGACCGGCGAGCCGGTCGGAGCAACTGCGTTCGAGAACAGGAATTGAAACAATGGCAGACGCAACTACGGCGACCATCATCCAGGGTGCACTCATCGGTGGTGGCCTGATCATGGCGGGCGGCGCCATCGGCGCCGGTATCGGTGACGGACTCGCCGGCGCTGCGCTGATCAACGGCGTCACCCGGCAGCCGGAGGCCGAGGGCAAGCTACGCGGCAACTTCTTCCTGACCGTCGGTCTGGTGGAAGCGGCGTACTTCATCAACCTCGCCTTCATGGCTTTGTTCGTATTCGCCACTCCCGGTAAGTAAGTACCGCCATGTCGCCCCGCACAGATGTGGCCGCCGAGGGGAACTTCCTCATCCCCAACGGCACCTTCTTCGCCGAGCTGATCATCTTCCTGATCGTGCTCGGAGTCATCTGGTTCATCGTGGTGCCGCCGATCCGCAAGGTATTGGCGGACCGCGAGGAACGGGTCGCCGCAACCGCGGCGAACACCAAGGAGGCCAAGGATGTATTCGCCGAGGCCGACGAGCGTTACCAGACGGCCCTGACGAAGGCTCGCGCCGAAGCGGCCGACATCCGTAACCAGGCCCGCGCCGAAGGCCGGGCCATTCTCGAAGAATTGCGCAACGAAGCGCAGCAGCAAGCCGACGAGATCGTGGCCGAATCCGCGGCGCAATTGCGCGCCCAGGCCGATCAGGTGTCCGCGGAGCTGCGCGAGGCCGTGGAGCCGCTCGCCCAAACCCTGGCCGACCGCGTGGTCGGCGGCGATCGACACGCAGGCACCGGCGCCGGACACCAGACAGGACGGGCTTCGTCATGACCTTCACTCCCGGCGTACTCGCCGAGGATGGATATCACATCACCATTCAGTGGATGGTCTTCGGCAGTCAGCTGTTCGCATTCCTGGTGATCATCCTGCTGTTCTGGAAATTCCTGGTTCCGCCGTTGCAGAAGATGATGGCCAAGAGCCAGGAGACGGTGCGCAGACAGCTGGAGGAGAGCGAGCAGGCGGCGACGCGCCTGGAGCAGGCCAAGGCGGCCTACGACAGCGCGCTCGCCGAAGCGCAGGCCGAACTCGAGCGCCTGCGCGAGGACGCCCGGGAGGACGCCGCCCTGATCATCGAGCAGATGCGCGAAGCCGCCCAGACGGAGGTCGAGCGCGTCCGCAAACAGGGCCGCGACCAGATCACCGTCCTGCGCCGCCAGCTCATGCGCGACCTCGAGGCCGACCTGGCCGCCGCCATGCTGGCCTGCACCGAGGAGAAGGTCCAGGAGCAGGTCGCGAGCCCCGAGGCCGTCAACGAGAGCATCGAGAAGTTCCTCGACGACCTCGAGACCCTCGCCAACGCCGCCCCTGCCGTCCGCCGCTGGGCCCTGTCCCGCTGGAACTGACTCGGCCACAACGGTTCCCGACCACCCGCGCCCCGGTACTGTACGCAGTGCCGGGGCGCGGTGCTTTCCGCGCCGGCCCCCATCGGACCGGATACATACCGGCCGAGCCGGAAATCGGGTCGCGTCGGACCCACACCGGCGCCTAACGTCACCCGACATGACGAAGGTGATCGGCGACGACATCGCCCGGCGGCGGATGCGCTCCGGGCTGCTGTCCGCCCTGGTCTCCGCGGCGGCCTTCGGGCTGTCCGGCGTACTGGCGCGCGGACTGACCGACGCCGGCTGGAGCGCCGGCAGCGCGGTGACGGCCCGAGTGGCGGTGGCCGCCGTGGTCCTGCTCCCGATCGCCGCCGTCCGGCTCCGCGGCAACCGGAACCCACTGCGCCGCAACCTCTCCCTGATCGGCGCCTACGGCCTGGTCGCCGTCGCGGGCACCCAGCTCGCCTTCTTCGAGGCGGTGGCCCGCCTCCCCGTCGGCGTGGCACTCCTGATCGTCTTCGCCGCACCGATCGCCGTGGTGGGCTGGCTGTGGCTACGACATCACCACCGCCCCACCCGCGCGACCGTCGCCGGAACGGTGCTCGGGATCGGCGGACTGGCCCTGGTGGTCGGCGGCGGCAGCGGCGAGCCCGTCGCCTGGCCGGGAGTCGCCTGGGCACTGACCGCCATGCTCGGATCAGCCGCCTACTACATCCTGTCGTCGCACAGCGACGGCGAACTGCCCGGGACCGTACTGGCCGCCGGCGGACTCGTCGTCGGCGTAGTGGTCCTGTCGATCGCCGGCGCCACCGGCCTACTCGCACTGCACTACTCGAACGATCCGATCCGATTCCGCGGCTTCGCCTCCCCCGCCTGGGCCGTGATCGTCGTGCTCGGCACCGTCACCACCGCCCTCGCCTACGTCTCCGGCATCGCCGCCACCCGCCTGCTCGGCGCCCGCCTGGCCTCCTTCACCGGCCTCTGCGAGGTAGCCGCCGCCCCCCTGCTCGCCTGGGCCCTCCTCGGCCAGGCCGTCCACCCCCTCCAATTACTCGGCGGCGCACTGATTCTCGTCGGCATCGTCGCCGTCCGCCGCGGCGAGCCCGCGGCCGATTCCGGACCGGCCGCGGACGGTCGTGGCGACCCCGCACCCGGCTAACCGGCCCGGACCGCGGTGAGAATGCCGACGTCGTATCGGACCGCGCGATATTCGAAGTCACCGAATCCGATGTCGCGCAGCGTATCTCGGTAGCGACGGATATCGAGCGAATCGGTCCGGTCGTGGTGGTCGTCGCCGGAGCGGTGCGCGGAGAACCGGGCCATCCCCCGGATCAACGCGCCGCGCAACCCATTACCCGGATTCATATCGGCCAGCAGCAACCGGCCGCCGGGCCGCAGCACCCGGTACATGCCGGTCAGCGCCGGAACCCGTTGTCCGGCGGGAATGTGATGCATGGCGAAGGTGGACGTCACGAGATCGAAGGCGCCATCCGGAAACGAAAGTTCCTGAGCGGCACCGTATTCGAACCGGCAGTTCGGCAGCGACCGCGAATGCGAGGTCGCGTGGTCGACCATTTCGCGCGCCGCGTCGACGCCGACCACCGTACCGGCCGGACCGACCCGGCCGGCCATCGCACGAGCGAGTTTGCCCGGCCCACAGGCGATATCGAGTACGTGATCGCCGGGCCCGGCGCCACTCGCGTCGGCGAGCGTGGTCACGAGCGCATTCACCCCACCGACGAAGAACAGCCTGTTGAAGGTGTTGTAGCGCCGCGGTGTGGTGATGAGCAGACCGACTTGTGTGTCGGCACTGAGGAAACGGGAGGGTTGTTCATTTCGGGACATATGTTCATCATCGGAAGTGTGCGCCACCAGGACCAGAACCGAAGCGAGCGGATCCGTCCCGTTCCGAACAGGTCACCGAAATCCGTCCCGGAACCACCCCGCACCGAGGACCGCCGGGTCCGCCGCACCCGCGAGGCCCTGCACCGTGCCCTGATCGAACTGATGCTCACCCGCGACTACCGCCGCATCACCGTGCAGGACGTCCTCGACCGCGCCGACGTGGGCCGCTCGACCTTCTACGCGCACTACCGCGACAAGGACGACCTCCTGCTCACCAGCTCCACCGAATACCTCCGCAGCGCAATCGAATCCACCGCCGCCACCCACCCCGCCGACACCTGTCCGCTGGCCCCGCTCCGGACGATGTTCGAACTGGCCGCCGCGAACAAGGACGTCTACAGCGCCCTGCTCGGCCCGAAAGCCGGCGCCCCGGTACTACGAGCCACCCGCCGAATGGCCGCCGACATCCTCACCGACCGCCTGAAGAACCACCTGCTCCTGCCCGACGACGAATTCGCCGACACCGTCACCTACCTGTCCTGGGCCCTGTTCGGCCTGCTCGGCGAGGTCGCCGCCCCCGGCCGCACCCTGAGCGCCGACGAGGCCTACCGCCGCTTCCACCGCCTGACCACCACCGGCCTGTCCGGCCTGCGAGACAGTCCGGCCGACAGCTGACCGGCCGCCGCGCGCAACCCATCGGACACGGGTCCGCGCCTTCGCCCTCCGACCGGTCCGCTGCGTTATCGTGCACGTCGAATCGCTGTTTACCTGCTGCGACGCGTCGGATCCGGGAGGAGATGACTGTGGTTCACCGGGTGATCGAACCGGGCGGTCCGCCGAAGGTGGGCGGCCGGGTCTGGTGGGCGGTGTTCATGGGACTCGGCACGATCGTCACCACGATCGGGGTGGCGCTGCTGTCCCGCGGCGGTGATCCGGCCGGTCCCTCGGCGGCGGCCGTCGCGTCCGGACTGCTCGCCGCCGGGGCGCTGGAGATATTCGGTTGTCGCGCAGGGGGTTTCGGGGTCGGGCTGGAGCTGGTCACGGGAGCCGCGGTGATCGCGTTGTGGCCGGATCTCACCGCCGATCCGCTGGCGCTGCTGGCCGGCGCGGTGCTGGTCGTGGTCGGGCTGACCCGGCTGACGGCGACCGTGGCGACCACGTACCCCAGCACCGGTGACGGTTTCGTGGTCGCCGTAGCCTCGGCGGGGCTCGCCCTGGCCGCGGGGCTGGCGCTGGTGTACCGGCCCGAGGCCGTCGAGGTGCCGCCGGCGGTCCCGCTCAGCATCTGGCTGATGCTGCAGGGATTCCGCGACGTGTCCTTCGGACGCGCCCTGCGGACGGGCTGAGCCGGGGCACCTCGAACATCCGGCCTACTTCGCCGGCTCCGCCTCGCCGTGCAGTTCCGACAGACTCTGCTGCACCAGCGCCTCGTGCCGTTCGGCGTCCTCGCGGGCCCGGCTCGGGCTCCAGCGGCCGGACATCACGAAGATGAACGGGATGAACAGCAGTTGCGCCGCGAAGCAGACCCACCACCACAGCTGCCATTGGCGCGGATTGTCGTGTTGAGCCTGCTTGACGGCACCGCTGTGCTCGGCCAGATATGCCAGGTCGGCCGGCGGCACCGGATTCGTGCTCAGCTGTCGCAAGCGGGCGATCGCGCCGTTCGGGTCGGTGGCGACACCGGCCTTGACCAGCTGCTGGACCGCCGCGGCGCCGGCCGCGGGATCAGCCGGATTCGCCTTCAGCGCCGCCAGCGTCTGCGGCGACACCGCCGAGATGGTCGCCACCTGCTGCGGGTACTCCTCGACGATCGCCGAGACCCGTGGACCCTGGTCGACCAGGGTGGAGGCCGCCGTCAGCACGAAGGTGAACACGAACAGCGACACCGTCACCACGATCCGCACGATCCAGCCCCAGATCGCCAGGCCGGTGGCCGTGGCGGCGGGGTTGTGCTTCTCGACGGTCTCGGTGAAGGCCGCCATCCAGGCGCAGTACGCCAGGCCCAGGCCGATCGCGCTGATCGACATGACCAGGGCGAACTGGTAATACGAGGTGCCCGGATAGGTGGCCAGCGCCGCGAAGATCCCGGTGGCGACCAGGTTGATCACCACGCCGATGATCATGAACGGCTTGCGCACCCGGACCCGGTCCGACAGCACGCCCGCGACCAGCAGCGTGATCGCGTCCGCCACCCAGTACCAGTTGGCCAGCGCGTTGGCCCGTGCCTCGGAGTAACCGAACACGGTCACGAAGTAGATGACGAAGAATCCGACGGCGATGTAGTAGAAGAACAGGAACATGCTGATGCCGAAGGCCGGACCGAGGAT from the Nocardia sp. BMG111209 genome contains:
- a CDS encoding methyltransferase translates to MERILQVGMAYQGSRTLLSAVELDVFTALSDGPLPLDALRDWIGVHPRGARDFLDSLVALGMLHRNGGIYSNTTETGRYLNRKSEDYIGGYLEMTATRSYGHWGHLTEALRTGRPQNEIRAGGDFFETLYRDSRTLRGFLQAMTGLSRPSAAALATGFPWEERDSVADIGTAQGEFLRIVLNEHQRLRGIGFDLPIVEPIFAEHLARLAHRTVFVPGDFLDDPLPAADVLVFGHILHGWDLDTRRMLLRKAYEALPEGGSVIVYGTLVDDGRRTNTHALLSSLTMLIETPAGCEHTPTECRNWMTEAGFGAVYTQRLTGTESMVCGTKLTRSRAAHDAGRAAARQMESSR
- a CDS encoding AraC family transcriptional regulator codes for the protein MDDATITNPSARLRSIASAALLVDFAESRGLTVPAILRGTGIPEGLLRDPHGEITYAQELTLLHNLVDGVDDEPGLGLMAGLMCHPPSLGVLGFAVMSSPTVRHAAEVALRYGDMWFTFAPHRLEEQGDLFRVVRDDSVLPPELRRFALERDVAAISTIQQDIMQMRLPMLAVHVTVAAHPIYEMFATLLGVETIEFDARRTVLIGKRATLDLPLPSGNIATARFYEQQCVDLIQRRRNRDGISSRVRELLIRRGGIADQAHIAADLDLSVRTLRRRLADEGTTYRELSSETIGMLAEELLTAGLTVEHVAGRLGYSSTSAFTAAFRAWKGQSPGHFARHHRGRMSTRV
- a CDS encoding aldehyde dehydrogenase family protein; the encoded protein is MPFTQSPAVRNAWITVSAPADGRVLGTLPMHSPERVRALVTDLRAAQIDWRSTGVVGRTRWITQFRDWLSANRQRLVDLFAAETGKSVAAAMREFRLCLDALDYHRTHGAEFLLGHRSRPHALPTVSSHLAIAYRPCPVVGVIAPWAHPLAVTVFDAIPALLTGSAVLVKPSSVAPLTVRALVCGWADLGAPPVLDFVVGRDAGPALVDAVDYVHFTGSPETGRMVALRAAARLVPCRLELGGKSAALVLADAEVDRAAAAVALGGLSDCGQSCHSIERVFVESACYDAFLERLTAEVADWGADTGELAEVMTSAAHVRRIHDQVRDARAKGALLRTGGSGRDHVFEPTVLADVDPTMSVLTQQTLGPVLPVMRVESAEAALALINDPCGPVASIWTSDDSAASELAGRIVAARVAVADVSVHLMPAHL
- a CDS encoding F0F1 ATP synthase subunit C — translated: MADATTATIIQGALIGGGLIMAGGAIGAGIGDGLAGAALINGVTRQPEAEGKLRGNFFLTVGLVEAAYFINLAFMALFVFATPGK
- a CDS encoding TetR/AcrR family transcriptional regulator, with the protein product MRHQDQNRSERIRPVPNRSPKSVPEPPRTEDRRVRRTREALHRALIELMLTRDYRRITVQDVLDRADVGRSTFYAHYRDKDDLLLTSSTEYLRSAIESTAATHPADTCPLAPLRTMFELAAANKDVYSALLGPKAGAPVLRATRRMAADILTDRLKNHLLLPDDEFADTVTYLSWALFGLLGEVAAPGRTLSADEAYRRFHRLTTTGLSGLRDSPADS
- a CDS encoding F0F1 ATP synthase subunit B; amino-acid sequence: MAAEGNFLIPNGTFFAELIIFLIVLGVIWFIVVPPIRKVLADREERVAATAANTKEAKDVFAEADERYQTALTKARAEAADIRNQARAEGRAILEELRNEAQQQADEIVAESAAQLRAQADQVSAELREAVEPLAQTLADRVVGGDRHAGTGAGHQTGRASS
- a CDS encoding EamA family transporter, with the translated sequence MTKVIGDDIARRRMRSGLLSALVSAAAFGLSGVLARGLTDAGWSAGSAVTARVAVAAVVLLPIAAVRLRGNRNPLRRNLSLIGAYGLVAVAGTQLAFFEAVARLPVGVALLIVFAAPIAVVGWLWLRHHHRPTRATVAGTVLGIGGLALVVGGGSGEPVAWPGVAWALTAMLGSAAYYILSSHSDGELPGTVLAAGGLVVGVVVLSIAGATGLLALHYSNDPIRFRGFASPAWAVIVVLGTVTTALAYVSGIAATRLLGARLASFTGLCEVAAAPLLAWALLGQAVHPLQLLGGALILVGIVAVRRGEPAADSGPAADGRGDPAPG
- a CDS encoding HdeD family acid-resistance protein, whose protein sequence is MTTSNHAANTMYEGPLHSLARSAWESLLIIGVLAVILGVMALVWPGPTLVVAGILFGIYLLVSGVMQLVAAFGPHVSAGWRVLSLVSGILSFILAFFSFREIGNSIVLLALWVGISWLFRGITVAAGSIEAPRGLPGRGWAIFYGAMLLIGGIALVIWPIHAITTLTLVAGWWLIFMGIMEIVYAFQVRNGAKAVAGRL
- a CDS encoding MFS transporter, producing the protein MSEVPVLDQIAPTPDAVPSVHRPADWIWRRAIPHYPDTFPRYTYLAITVLATIVLYYELYVPGAVATKIIGDLGFSFTQFVMVSVVGNLVGAFGSLTAGLADRWGRANLVVFGLFITAAIVLFGLPNAHSIGLYYVLFALLSIVEGIMLVATPALIRDFSPQLGRASAMSFWTMGPVLGSLVVTEVSSHTLDSHPQWRFQFYVCGIVGLVVAVIAFFGLRELSPRLRDQLMVSLRDRELIEARAKGLNVEEALQNQWRKLLKLDILGPAFGISMFLFFYYIAVGFFVIYFVTVFGYSEARANALANWYWVADAITLLVAGVLSDRVRVRKPFMIIGVVINLVATGIFAALATYPGTSYYQFALVMSISAIGLGLAYCAWMAAFTETVEKHNPAATATGLAIWGWIVRIVVTVSLFVFTFVLTAASTLVDQGPRVSAIVEEYPQQVATISAVSPQTLAALKANPADPAAGAAAVQQLVKAGVATDPNGAIARLRQLSTNPVPPADLAYLAEHSGAVKQAQHDNPRQWQLWWWVCFAAQLLFIPFIFVMSGRWSPSRAREDAERHEALVQQSLSELHGEAEPAK
- a CDS encoding class I SAM-dependent methyltransferase, which produces MSRNEQPSRFLSADTQVGLLITTPRRYNTFNRLFFVGGVNALVTTLADASGAGPGDHVLDIACGPGKLARAMAGRVGPAGTVVGVDAAREMVDHATSHSRSLPNCRFEYGAAQELSFPDGAFDLVTSTFAMHHIPAGQRVPALTGMYRVLRPGGRLLLADMNPGNGLRGALIRGMARFSAHRSGDDHHDRTDSLDIRRYRDTLRDIGFGDFEYRAVRYDVGILTAVRAG
- the atpB gene encoding F0F1 ATP synthase subunit A — its product is MTILAVPLARTTGSVAVLADTKIHVGEHATAHFLGLEFNLDTIVSTAVAAAIVIALALFLRAKVTSGVPNGVQLFFETVTVQMRDQVESAIGLRVAPYALPLAVTLFTFILLSNWLSVLPMQYGSGEFIAPPASDVNFVYALALFVFLFYQGAGIARRGPITHFKLLLKGHTGWGPMVFINVIEEIAKPLSLSLRLFGNMFAGGVMISVITLFPFWISWGPNAVWKLFDMFVGFIQAFIFSLLTVLYFSQSMALEHENH